A region of Beijerinckia sp. 28-YEA-48 DNA encodes the following proteins:
- a CDS encoding efflux RND transporter permease subunit, with amino-acid sequence MNISAPFILRPVATGLLAVAILLCGLLGYARLPVSSLPQVDFPTILVKTQLPGANPETMASTVTAPLERLFGQIPSLVSMSSQSSFGYSQITLQFDLDRDIEAASQDVQAAISASSALLPRTLPYPPIYSKVNPADAPIVSIALVSENVELRVMSDLADTLISPRLSEISGVGLVSVQGGVRPAVRIRADLARLAAYKIGIDDLRLAITNANVAGSKGTLDGASQSWIISANDQIATAEAYRNIVVASRNNVSIVLRDVAEVVDGLENVRVGGWYNGRQAVILDVQKQPGANIIETADRITHELPRLQRLIPAGVEIAVVQDRTKTIRASVNEVQFTLVLSICLVVLVVLLFLRSLRATIVAGITLPLSIVASFGVMYLAGFSLNNLTLMALTIGTGFVVDDAIVMIENIVRNLEQGKNRLDAALDGAREIGFTVVSLTFSLIAVFIPLLFMTGLVGRMFREFALTLTIAVVVSAIISLTITPMLSAKLLKAGAHDEKHNAFMRLVEAPLEWMSNVYERTLDRALQHQLLIILITIATLGLTVYLYAVMPKGFIPAQDTGLISAVLEAAPDTSFREITNLQAVVTRKLRDDKDVADVVSVLGIGPLNATGNTGRMTVVLRPKEERTNSATEIAARLRASVTEVAGANIYLEPVQDIQISTRSSRSQFQYTLSGADPAEVDRWSQRLLNALRNDPIIRNPANESQDGGLRAFVDIDREKAGRLGISIQSIADTLNSAFGQRQISTIYGQANQYRVILEAAPAYQDDPSSLSRLYVAGVGGVQVPLDSFTRIVRTTAPLLIAHQDQFPAATISFNVRPGASLGDAVTSMARAQRTIDLPTNISASFHADAAEFQSALSNQPWLILAAVISIYIVLGVLYESLAHPFTILTTLPSAGVGALLALILTGHDLSVIALIGIVLLMGIVKKNAIMMIDFAISAEREQGLSPTDAIVRACKLRFRPIMMTTLAALLGAIPLAFDTGIGSELRVPLGISIIGGLLLSQLLTLYTTPVVYLAVEGLRLRLGGSRKISAETALAEARKGEAAT; translated from the coding sequence ATGAACATATCGGCGCCATTCATCCTGCGACCGGTCGCGACCGGCCTGCTGGCCGTCGCCATCCTGCTGTGCGGCCTGCTCGGCTATGCGCGGCTTCCAGTCTCATCGCTGCCGCAGGTCGATTTCCCGACCATTCTCGTCAAGACGCAGTTGCCGGGCGCCAACCCGGAGACCATGGCCTCCACCGTGACGGCGCCGCTCGAACGACTGTTCGGGCAGATCCCTTCGCTCGTCTCAATGTCCTCGCAATCCTCCTTCGGCTATAGCCAGATTACCCTGCAGTTCGACCTCGATCGCGACATTGAAGCCGCTTCGCAGGACGTACAGGCCGCCATCTCCGCATCTTCGGCCTTGCTGCCCAGAACCCTGCCCTATCCGCCAATCTATTCGAAGGTGAATCCGGCCGACGCGCCGATTGTCTCTATCGCGCTCGTGTCGGAAAACGTCGAACTGCGCGTCATGAGCGATCTGGCCGATACGCTGATCTCGCCGCGCCTATCGGAAATCAGCGGCGTCGGCCTTGTCTCCGTCCAAGGTGGCGTGCGTCCGGCCGTGCGCATCCGCGCCGATCTCGCCCGGCTTGCCGCCTATAAGATCGGCATCGACGATCTGCGCCTGGCCATCACCAATGCCAATGTCGCCGGCTCCAAAGGCACGCTCGACGGCGCCTCGCAATCCTGGATCATTTCCGCCAACGACCAGATCGCCACAGCCGAGGCCTATCGCAACATCGTCGTCGCCTCGCGCAACAATGTCTCGATCGTCCTGCGCGACGTCGCCGAGGTGGTCGACGGCCTGGAGAATGTCCGGGTCGGCGGCTGGTACAACGGCCGCCAGGCCGTCATCCTCGACGTACAGAAACAGCCCGGCGCCAATATCATCGAGACCGCCGACCGCATCACCCACGAACTGCCGCGCCTGCAGCGGCTGATCCCGGCCGGGGTTGAAATTGCCGTCGTCCAGGATCGCACCAAAACCATTCGGGCGTCCGTCAACGAAGTGCAGTTCACTCTAGTGCTGAGCATCTGCCTGGTGGTGCTCGTCGTGCTGCTGTTCTTGCGCTCGCTGCGCGCCACCATCGTCGCTGGCATCACCCTGCCGCTGTCGATCGTCGCCAGTTTCGGCGTGATGTATCTGGCGGGCTTCAGTCTCAACAATCTCACGCTGATGGCGCTCACCATCGGCACCGGTTTCGTCGTCGACGACGCCATCGTCATGATCGAAAATATCGTCCGCAATCTGGAGCAGGGCAAGAATCGGCTCGATGCGGCGCTGGATGGTGCGCGCGAAATCGGCTTCACCGTCGTCTCGCTGACCTTCTCGCTCATCGCCGTTTTCATCCCGCTTCTGTTCATGACCGGCCTTGTCGGGCGCATGTTCCGCGAATTCGCCCTGACGCTGACCATCGCCGTCGTCGTTTCGGCGATCATTTCGCTCACCATCACACCCATGTTGTCGGCGAAACTGCTGAAAGCCGGCGCTCACGACGAGAAGCACAATGCCTTCATGCGCCTGGTCGAGGCGCCGCTTGAATGGATGTCGAATGTCTATGAACGCACGCTCGATCGCGCCTTGCAGCATCAGCTGCTGATCATCCTGATCACGATCGCGACCCTCGGGCTGACCGTTTATCTCTACGCAGTGATGCCCAAGGGCTTCATTCCGGCCCAGGATACCGGCCTGATCAGCGCCGTGCTGGAAGCCGCGCCCGACACCTCGTTCCGCGAAATTACCAATCTACAGGCTGTCGTCACCCGCAAGTTGCGCGATGACAAGGATGTCGCCGATGTGGTGTCCGTGCTCGGCATCGGGCCGCTGAACGCCACCGGCAACACCGGCCGAATGACCGTTGTCCTGCGCCCGAAAGAGGAGCGAACCAACTCCGCCACGGAGATCGCGGCGCGCCTGCGTGCCTCCGTCACCGAAGTCGCCGGCGCCAATATCTATCTTGAGCCGGTCCAGGATATTCAGATTTCGACACGCAGCAGCCGGTCGCAATTCCAATATACGTTGTCTGGCGCCGATCCGGCCGAAGTCGACCGCTGGAGCCAGCGCCTGCTCAACGCACTTCGTAACGATCCGATCATCCGCAATCCCGCCAACGAGAGCCAGGACGGTGGCCTGCGCGCTTTCGTCGACATCGACCGTGAAAAGGCGGGGCGCCTCGGCATCTCCATCCAGTCGATCGCCGACACGCTGAACAGCGCGTTCGGCCAGCGACAGATTTCGACCATCTACGGCCAGGCCAATCAGTATCGTGTCATTCTCGAAGCAGCGCCCGCCTATCAGGACGATCCTTCGTCGCTGTCGCGGCTCTATGTGGCGGGCGTCGGCGGCGTGCAGGTGCCGCTCGACAGTTTCACCCGCATCGTCCGCACCACCGCACCGCTGCTCATCGCCCACCAGGATCAGTTCCCGGCCGCCACCATCAGCTTCAACGTGCGCCCGGGCGCCTCGCTGGGCGATGCGGTGACCTCGATGGCCCGCGCCCAGCGCACCATAGATCTGCCGACGAATATCTCGGCCAGCTTCCACGCCGATGCGGCAGAATTCCAAAGCGCTCTGTCCAACCAGCCGTGGCTGATCCTCGCCGCCGTGATCTCGATCTATATCGTTCTCGGCGTCCTCTATGAGAGCCTGGCTCATCCGTTCACGATCCTGACCACCCTGCCCTCGGCCGGTGTCGGCGCTTTGCTCGCCCTGATTCTGACGGGACATGATCTGTCGGTCATCGCGCTCATCGGCATCGTGCTGCTGATGGGCATCGTCAAGAAAAACGCGATCATGATGATCGACTTCGCCATATCGGCGGAGCGCGAACAGGGCTTGTCGCCGACCGATGCGATCGTGCGCGCCTGCAAGCTGCGTTTTCGCCCGATCATGATGACCACGCTGGCAGCCCTCCTCGGCGCCATTCCGCTCGCCTTCGATACGGGCATCGGCAGCGAATTGCGCGTGCCCCTGGGCATCTCGATCATCGGTGGCCTGCTGCTCAGCCAGCTGCTGACGCTTTACACAACGCCAGTGGTCTATCTGGCGGTGGAGGGCCTGCGCCTGCGCCTCGGCGGCAGCCGTAAGATCAGTGCCGAGACGGCTCTGGCGGAAGCCCGCAAGGGCGAGGCAGCCACATGA
- a CDS encoding cellulase family glycosylhydrolase, producing MRNKKLLSRRIVLASAAGAACVAALPLIGAGPPLAASPAPRLRRGGSIHTMMNWADVEPGDPQRYAWPPFSTPHFNIGAGLLRAYRQCGLDHIRMTIDSGPFLQADPEQLKQANQILLERCRQILAEDLQVVVDFHPTQQVERFGPERIVANETGALFKAYVVVLASVAEAMKELDPTRVALELMNEPPYGYDGFTAARWRRMLSAMHRAIRQVNPALPLVISGAAGGGIPGLLSLQPSDFNDPNLFWSFHYYDPHVFTHQGVVTSQSNMLYFRYLSGLAWPADRTNVQAVTTLIAAKIDVDPRPPIADRERLKQEAFDAVEQYEKSKFSEDRIRADFGKVEAWARDNGIASERIYLGEFGIMRETPEQPGAKSHDREAWMRAIRASAERRGFGWALWDINDTQMGLVEQRNRLPLHDGTLSALGLSSRPPRQTTP from the coding sequence ATGAGAAACAAGAAGCTCCTGTCGCGCCGCATTGTGCTGGCCTCCGCCGCCGGCGCGGCCTGCGTCGCGGCATTGCCTTTGATAGGCGCTGGTCCGCCGCTTGCCGCATCGCCCGCGCCACGTCTGCGCCGCGGCGGTTCAATCCATACGATGATGAACTGGGCGGATGTCGAGCCCGGTGATCCGCAACGCTATGCCTGGCCGCCCTTCAGCACTCCGCATTTCAACATCGGTGCCGGCCTGCTGCGGGCCTACCGGCAATGCGGCCTCGATCACATCCGCATGACCATCGATTCCGGCCCCTTCCTGCAGGCTGATCCGGAACAGTTGAAACAGGCGAACCAGATCCTGCTAGAACGCTGCCGGCAAATCCTGGCCGAGGACCTGCAAGTGGTGGTCGATTTCCATCCGACCCAACAGGTCGAGCGCTTCGGGCCCGAACGCATCGTCGCCAACGAGACCGGCGCCCTGTTCAAAGCTTACGTCGTCGTCCTCGCCTCGGTCGCCGAGGCGATGAAGGAACTTGATCCGACCCGCGTCGCGCTTGAACTGATGAACGAGCCGCCCTACGGCTACGACGGTTTCACAGCGGCACGCTGGCGGCGCATGCTGTCTGCCATGCATCGCGCCATTCGGCAGGTCAATCCGGCTTTACCACTGGTGATCTCCGGCGCTGCCGGCGGCGGCATCCCCGGGCTTTTGTCGCTCCAGCCAAGTGACTTCAACGATCCCAATCTGTTCTGGTCCTTCCACTACTACGATCCGCATGTCTTCACCCATCAGGGCGTCGTGACATCCCAATCCAACATGCTCTACTTCCGCTATCTCTCCGGTCTCGCCTGGCCAGCGGATCGCACCAATGTTCAAGCTGTGACGACGTTAATCGCCGCCAAGATCGACGTCGATCCGCGCCCGCCGATCGCCGATCGTGAGCGCCTCAAGCAAGAAGCGTTCGACGCGGTCGAACAATACGAAAAGTCAAAATTCTCCGAGGATCGTATCAGAGCCGATTTTGGCAAGGTCGAGGCTTGGGCGCGCGACAACGGTATCGCATCCGAGCGCATCTATCTCGGCGAATTCGGCATCATGCGCGAGACGCCGGAACAGCCAGGCGCCAAATCCCACGATCGCGAAGCCTGGATGCGGGCCATTCGCGCCTCCGCGGAACGTCGCGGTTTCGGCTGGGCCTTATGGGATATCAACGATACCCAGATGGGCCTCGTCGAGCAGCGCAATCGATTGCCGCTGCACGACGGCACGCTCAGCGCGTTGGGGCTATCATCACGCCCGCCGCGTCAGACGACACCATAG
- a CDS encoding efflux RND transporter periplasmic adaptor subunit: MKRFIAIAVVIAIGLVYAHFTRWIELPAPLGGWLPQRSQQASNSGGRGGFGGASGQPIPVLVTRVKTEDVPVTADAVGTVQALNTVTVRAQVDGQLMEIAFREGQDVKVGDVIARIDPRTYQAQYDQSVAKKAQDEAQLANARLDLERYTRLAQTNFGSKQQADTQRALVAQLEAQVRVDQALIDSAKITLDYTSVRSPIDGRTGIRLVDTGNIVRSSDQTGIVTLTQLRPLSIFFNLPQQQLRALNAAQARDKIVLEALEPDNTTVIETGTVEVIDNQVDQATGTVRIKSQFANPALRLWPGQFVNVRAYIDVLRGVTTAPSAAIQRGPRGAYVYVLRDDSTVKMTDVTISRQDEKLAVIEKGVEAGTQIVVTGFGRLTDQAKVAATNADEVQPTPAAEETQQQRRRGGRRG; encoded by the coding sequence ATGAAACGGTTCATCGCCATCGCCGTGGTTATTGCCATCGGGCTTGTCTACGCGCATTTCACCCGCTGGATCGAGCTGCCGGCCCCGCTCGGCGGCTGGCTTCCACAACGTAGCCAACAAGCGTCCAACAGCGGCGGGCGGGGTGGCTTTGGCGGCGCGAGCGGCCAGCCGATCCCTGTCCTCGTCACCCGCGTCAAGACCGAGGACGTCCCGGTCACGGCCGACGCGGTTGGCACCGTACAGGCGCTCAACACTGTCACCGTGCGGGCGCAGGTTGACGGCCAGCTCATGGAGATCGCCTTCCGCGAAGGCCAGGACGTAAAAGTCGGCGACGTTATCGCGCGCATCGATCCGCGCACCTATCAGGCGCAATATGATCAGTCCGTCGCCAAAAAGGCGCAGGACGAAGCACAGCTCGCCAATGCTCGTCTCGATCTCGAACGATACACCCGGCTGGCGCAGACCAATTTCGGCTCGAAACAACAGGCAGACACGCAGCGCGCCCTCGTCGCCCAGCTCGAAGCACAGGTCCGCGTCGATCAGGCTCTGATCGACAGCGCCAAGATCACCCTCGACTATACGTCAGTCCGTTCGCCAATCGACGGGCGCACCGGCATCCGTCTGGTCGATACCGGCAATATCGTCCGCTCATCCGACCAGACCGGTATCGTCACGCTGACGCAACTGCGTCCGCTCAGCATTTTCTTCAACCTGCCGCAGCAGCAATTGCGCGCCCTCAATGCCGCCCAGGCGCGCGACAAGATCGTGCTCGAGGCGCTGGAACCCGACAATACAACGGTGATCGAGACCGGCACCGTGGAAGTCATCGACAACCAGGTCGATCAGGCCACCGGCACCGTGCGCATCAAATCGCAATTCGCCAATCCAGCACTCCGCCTGTGGCCTGGGCAGTTCGTCAATGTGCGCGCTTATATCGACGTGTTGCGCGGCGTGACGACAGCCCCTTCCGCCGCAATCCAACGCGGCCCGCGCGGCGCTTATGTCTATGTGCTGCGCGACGACAGCACGGTGAAAATGACCGACGTGACCATTTCCCGGCAGGACGAAAAGCTGGCGGTGATCGAAAAAGGCGTCGAGGCCGGTACCCAGATTGTTGTCACCGGCTTCGGCCGTTTGACCGATCAAGCAAAGGTCGCGGCCACCAACGCCGACGAAGTCCAGCCAACACCCGCCGCTGAAGAAACGCAGCAACAGCGGCGACGCGGCGGCCGCCGCGGCTGA
- a CDS encoding efflux transporter outer membrane subunit has product MIMLSASLVSGCALDSERIGAAGPELAARYRAAPERSAKAISQDWLAAFRSNELAQFGSMTLEGNLDLDAALARLSQAEAQMMIAGAALYPQINGGQSASRSRSPGTLGSSTGPFSPNYNSNFNVGLSASYVVDFWGRNASLAEAGRIGAVASRFDYDTLVVTTLATLANAYFQILVAQDRLLYARDNIRAAEHVLGAIRARVDVGTATALDVAQQESVLANLRVNIPVLERQAQQQKNIVALLLGRTPESVNVKGGRLNALALPQVKPGLPSQLLLRRPDIAAAEARLLAGEANIVAARAAFLPSITLTGNANLASLALKNLLRADALALSVADSLAQPIFDGYNLQGQLDNRRGQRNEMLANYRKSIVSALTDVENALIGVRKYAEQERLQAMAVTAARRAYDISQQRLNEGVIDIVVLLTTQTNLFSAQDALTLVRYQRLLAVVSLYQALGGGFTREYSDPMLAADPAMTASPRFIDQAATVTP; this is encoded by the coding sequence ATGATCATGCTGTCGGCCTCTCTGGTTTCCGGCTGTGCGCTCGATTCTGAGCGCATTGGTGCCGCGGGCCCGGAACTCGCCGCACGGTATCGCGCCGCGCCGGAACGCTCCGCCAAAGCCATCAGCCAGGATTGGCTCGCCGCCTTTCGCTCGAACGAGTTGGCCCAATTCGGTTCCATGACCCTAGAGGGCAACCTCGATCTCGACGCCGCGCTCGCACGCCTCTCCCAGGCGGAAGCACAGATGATGATCGCCGGTGCGGCGCTCTATCCACAAATCAATGGCGGCCAAAGCGCCTCGCGCAGCCGCTCGCCCGGCACTTTGGGGTCCTCGACCGGCCCGTTCTCGCCCAACTACAATAGCAATTTCAACGTCGGCTTGTCGGCGAGCTATGTGGTCGATTTCTGGGGCCGCAATGCCTCCCTTGCTGAAGCCGGACGTATCGGCGCAGTGGCCAGCCGTTTTGACTACGATACGTTGGTGGTGACCACCCTCGCCACATTGGCCAATGCCTATTTCCAGATTCTGGTGGCACAGGATCGCTTGCTCTACGCCCGCGACAACATCCGCGCCGCCGAACATGTGCTGGGTGCCATCCGCGCCCGCGTCGATGTCGGCACCGCGACGGCGCTCGATGTCGCGCAGCAGGAAAGCGTGCTCGCTAATCTGCGCGTCAATATTCCGGTGCTGGAACGCCAAGCTCAGCAGCAGAAGAATATCGTCGCCCTCCTGCTCGGCCGCACACCCGAAAGCGTCAACGTCAAAGGCGGCCGGCTCAATGCCTTGGCGCTGCCGCAGGTAAAGCCCGGCCTGCCCTCGCAATTACTGCTGCGCCGCCCAGACATTGCCGCCGCCGAAGCGCGCCTTCTCGCCGGCGAAGCCAATATCGTCGCCGCCCGCGCCGCCTTCCTGCCGTCGATTACGTTGACAGGCAATGCCAACCTCGCCAGCCTGGCACTCAAGAATTTGCTGCGCGCCGATGCACTCGCGCTTTCGGTCGCCGACAGCCTCGCCCAACCGATCTTCGACGGCTACAATCTGCAAGGCCAGCTCGACAACCGGCGCGGCCAGCGCAATGAAATGCTGGCCAATTATCGCAAATCCATCGTCAGCGCCCTGACCGACGTCGAAAATGCTTTGATCGGGGTGCGCAAATATGCCGAGCAGGAGCGCCTGCAAGCCATGGCGGTGACGGCGGCGCGTCGCGCCTATGACATCAGCCAGCAACGCCTGAACGAAGGGGTTATCGACATCGTGGTCTTGCTCACCACTCAGACCAATCTGTTCTCGGCGCAGGACGCGCTGACGCTTGTGCGCTATCAGCGTCTGCTAGCTGTTGTCAGCCTCTACCAGGCGCTCGGCGGCGGCTTCACCCGTGAATATAGCGACCCGATGCTGGCCGCCGACCCCGCCATGACCGCCTCCCCCCGCTTCATCGACCAGGCCGCGACGGTGACGCCATGA
- a CDS encoding efflux RND transporter permease subunit, with protein sequence MTSGLNPSTLFIARPIGTSLLAVAVMIAGLVAYAFLPVASLPSIEFPTIVVSANRPGADPETMASSVAAPLERALGSIAGVTEITSTSALGSSNIVVQFDLNRKVESAARDVQAALNAAATNLPSDLPSFPRMRKFNPASQPVLILAMTSNNLPPSALYDIADTLVAQRIAQVRGVGGVTVSGAEQPAIRIRADPARLAAMGIALDDIRTAIVNASVTSPLGAFDSEGRAETLGIAGQLETSEDYARIPLRLQNGRVVLVGDVATVAPGVRNSRTAGWYNGQPAVIINVTKEAAANIIDTIEGVKEVLPELRKWMPAGVDFSIMSDRSKTIRASIFDLQLTLAISIGLVMMVVFLFLRRVSSTAAAAVSVPLSLAGTFGAMWFCGFSIDNLSLMAITVAVGFVVDDAIVMVENIHRNMEAGMGRLEAALAGTGQIGFTIISISISLIAAFIPLLFMGGIPGRLFREFSVTLSFAIVVSMIVSLTVTPMLCAHTMPPIHGQRGRIDQAMEDFFAWVLRAYERSLRFALGYPITGLLVFLVVIGLTVDLYRTTPKGWLAQDDTGLLGGWTSASDDSSFEATLALQQRVAEIIKADPAVEAVASFIGTGSSASSGRLNISVRTSGPNSASSQAVIARLRPQLARVVGMQTFLIAQQDVRIGGRQGRSTYQFTLWSSDLTALDAAAEQVLTRLRRTPQLVDVESDRDDGGLQANIAVDRTAAARLGVNIQSITAALSNAFSQRQIATIYTERNQYKVILEVTASRQRDPSDISGIYVPGANNTQVPLSAVASVHRGETALSVNHQGPFPAITITYDLAAGVTLDEGTRVLRQAVAELHLPDTITADFAGDAKAFRENQQSQIWLIVAALVCVYIVLGILYESLIHPLTIISTLPSAGLGALLALNVTKTELSLVAFIAIIMLIGIVKKNGIMMVDFAIAARRARDLTPTEAIVEACRERFRPILMTTMAAMLGALPLALGHGPGAELRRPLGIAIVGGLLISQILTLYSTPLIYMLMSRFERGSRRSLLQKAALADRPVT encoded by the coding sequence ATGACTTCCGGCCTCAACCCCTCCACCCTCTTCATCGCCCGCCCCATCGGCACATCGCTTCTGGCCGTGGCGGTGATGATAGCCGGCCTTGTCGCCTATGCCTTCCTGCCGGTCGCCAGCCTGCCGTCAATTGAGTTCCCCACGATCGTCGTCAGCGCCAACCGGCCGGGCGCAGATCCAGAAACCATGGCCTCGTCCGTCGCCGCGCCGCTCGAACGCGCGCTGGGCTCGATCGCCGGCGTGACCGAGATTACGTCGACCAGTGCGCTCGGATCCTCGAACATCGTCGTCCAGTTCGACCTCAACCGGAAAGTCGAGAGCGCCGCCCGCGACGTCCAGGCGGCCTTGAACGCCGCCGCCACCAATCTACCGTCCGACCTGCCGAGCTTCCCGCGCATGCGCAAGTTCAACCCGGCCTCGCAGCCGGTGCTGATCCTCGCGATGACGTCGAACAATCTGCCGCCATCGGCACTTTATGATATCGCCGACACGCTGGTCGCCCAGCGGATCGCCCAGGTGCGCGGCGTCGGTGGGGTTACGGTCAGCGGCGCCGAACAACCGGCGATCCGTATCCGTGCTGATCCCGCACGCCTGGCCGCCATGGGTATCGCGCTCGACGATATCCGCACCGCCATCGTGAATGCGTCCGTCACCTCGCCGCTTGGCGCCTTCGACAGCGAGGGACGGGCGGAAACATTGGGCATCGCCGGCCAACTCGAGACCAGCGAGGATTATGCCCGCATTCCTCTCCGCCTGCAGAACGGCCGGGTGGTGCTCGTCGGCGACGTCGCCACTGTTGCGCCCGGCGTCCGCAACAGTCGCACCGCCGGCTGGTACAATGGCCAGCCCGCTGTCATCATCAACGTCACCAAGGAAGCGGCCGCCAATATCATCGACACGATCGAGGGCGTGAAGGAGGTTTTGCCAGAACTGCGCAAATGGATGCCGGCAGGCGTCGACTTCTCGATCATGTCGGACCGCTCCAAGACCATCCGCGCCTCGATCTTCGACCTGCAGCTGACCCTCGCCATCTCGATCGGCCTGGTGATGATGGTGGTCTTCCTGTTCTTGCGCCGCGTCTCATCCACGGCGGCGGCCGCCGTGTCGGTGCCGCTGTCGCTCGCCGGCACGTTCGGCGCCATGTGGTTTTGCGGCTTTTCCATCGACAATCTGTCGCTGATGGCGATCACGGTCGCGGTCGGCTTCGTCGTCGACGATGCCATCGTCATGGTCGAGAATATCCACCGCAACATGGAAGCGGGGATGGGCCGGCTGGAAGCGGCGCTCGCCGGCACCGGGCAGATCGGCTTCACCATCATCTCGATCAGCATATCGCTGATCGCCGCGTTCATCCCGCTCCTGTTCATGGGCGGCATTCCGGGGCGCTTGTTCCGCGAATTCTCGGTGACTTTGTCCTTCGCCATCGTCGTTTCGATGATCGTGTCGCTGACCGTGACGCCAATGCTCTGCGCTCACACCATGCCACCGATCCATGGCCAACGCGGCCGCATCGATCAGGCCATGGAAGACTTCTTCGCCTGGGTGCTACGCGCCTATGAGCGCAGCCTGCGTTTCGCCCTGGGCTATCCGATCACCGGTCTTTTGGTCTTTCTCGTCGTCATCGGCCTCACCGTGGACCTCTATCGCACGACGCCAAAGGGCTGGCTGGCCCAGGACGATACCGGCCTGCTCGGCGGCTGGACCAGCGCCTCCGACGATTCCTCTTTCGAAGCCACGCTCGCTTTGCAGCAGCGCGTGGCGGAGATCATCAAGGCCGATCCAGCGGTCGAGGCCGTCGCCTCCTTCATCGGCACCGGCAGCTCCGCAAGTTCAGGCCGGTTGAACATCTCCGTGCGCACCAGCGGACCGAACAGCGCCTCGTCCCAGGCGGTCATCGCGCGCCTGCGCCCGCAACTGGCCCGCGTCGTCGGCATGCAAACCTTTCTGATCGCCCAGCAGGATGTGCGCATCGGCGGGCGGCAGGGGCGCTCGACCTATCAATTCACCCTTTGGAGCAGCGATCTCACCGCGCTCGACGCCGCCGCCGAACAAGTGCTGACGCGCTTGCGCCGGACACCACAACTGGTCGATGTCGAGAGCGACCGCGACGACGGTGGCCTGCAGGCGAATATCGCGGTGGATCGTACCGCCGCCGCGCGCCTGGGCGTCAATATCCAGAGCATCACCGCTGCGCTGTCCAACGCCTTCAGCCAACGCCAGATCGCGACGATCTATACGGAACGCAATCAATATAAAGTCATTCTCGAGGTAACAGCCTCGCGCCAACGCGACCCGAGCGACATTTCCGGCATCTACGTGCCTGGCGCCAACAATACCCAAGTGCCCCTCTCGGCGGTCGCCAGCGTTCATCGCGGCGAGACCGCGCTGTCCGTCAACCACCAAGGCCCCTTCCCCGCCATCACCATCACCTACGATCTGGCGGCAGGTGTGACCTTGGACGAAGGTACGCGGGTGCTGCGCCAAGCCGTTGCCGAACTGCATTTGCCCGATACCATCACCGCCGACTTCGCCGGGGACGCCAAGGCCTTCCGCGAGAACCAGCAAAGCCAGATCTGGCTCATCGTCGCCGCATTGGTCTGCGTCTACATCGTTCTCGGTATTCTCTACGAGAGCCTCATCCATCCGTTGACGATCATTTCAACCCTGCCCTCGGCCGGCCTCGGCGCGCTGCTGGCGCTGAATGTCACCAAGACGGAACTATCGCTCGTCGCCTTCATCGCCATCATCATGCTGATCGGCATCGTCAAGAAGAACGGCATCATGATGGTCGATTTCGCCATCGCCGCCCGCCGCGCTCGCGACCTCACGCCCACCGAGGCGATCGTCGAAGCTTGTCGCGAGCGTTTCCGCCCAATCCTCATGACCACGATGGCCGCCATGCTCGGCGCTCTGCCCCTGGCGCTCGGCCATGGCCCCGGCGCCGAACTGCGCCGGCCGCTCGGCATCGCCATCGTCGGCGGACTTCTGATTTCGCAAATCCTGACGCTCTATTCGACACCTTTAATCTATATGCTGATGAGCCGTTTCGAGCGCGGCAGCCGCAGGAGCTTGTTGCAAAAGGCAGCGCTCGCCGATCGGCCGGTAACCTAA